In Phycisphaerae bacterium RAS1, the genomic window CGACTACGAGGTCTCGTGCGATGAGATTGACCAAATCGTCGCGGTCCTGGCGCGGCAGCCCGGCGTGCTTGGGGCGCGGATGGTGGGCGGCGGTTTTGGCGGGGTCGTCGTCGCGGCTGTGCGAAGCGAAGCGTGCGAGGCCGTAATCAAGGCGCTCGAAGAGAGTTACTACAAGGAGCGTGGTTTACTAGAGCGGCCGTTTGAGCTTCAGCCATCGGATGGTGCGTGGGTGCGGTCAGTCGTGCATCGCGAATAGGAACCCATCCCACCAGGGTCAGCCGGAAAGGGCCGCGAGGATCAGCAGCCAGGGGGCAGCTTGGGGCTGATCCTGATAGTCGACCAGCGCCTCGGCTCTTGCACGGAGCGCGTTGTGGTTTTCGGTCGCCACGTTGGCAAACCACCGTGAACCGTGTCTTTACTTTGCGAGAATTGGGGCCGTAGAATTACGGAGGCTGGAATCTGGCGCGTTGGGTGGATTGGGCTTGGTGCGGTGAGATGTGCGATGCGCGAGAATCTGGTAACAACTAGTCTTGTGATCATCATATTGCTGGTGACGGGGAGCGCTGCTGTCGCAGCGAGCTTCGCTGGTTTGGGGGATTTCCCGGGCGGGCTGACGAGCAGCGTGGCGTTCGGCGTCTCCGGTGATGGCGCAACGGTCGTAGGCGCGGGGAACCATCCCGGACTACGGGTCGAGGCGTTTCGCTGGACGGCCAGTGGCGGGCTGGTCGGTATTGGCGTTCCGACCGGTTGCGTCTGGAGCGAAGCCTACTCTGCATCCGCTGATGGTTCGGTGATCGCAGGCTGGGGCTATCGCACGCCGATCGGCGACTCGTTCAATCGCGCCGCTTACCGATGGACGGCGGAGACCGGGATCATGAGCCTTGGTGATCTGCCGGGCGGACCCGATCGGAGCTTTGCGAACGCCGTCTCGAATGACGGAAGTACAATAGTGGGTCAAGGGCGGTCAGCCAAGGGCTCCGAGGCTTTTCGCTGGACCGAGGCGGAGGGAATGGTGGGAATCGGTGACTTGCCAGGCGGAGCCTTTGGCAGCGAAGCGTACGCGGTCTCCGCAGACGGGTCAGTCATCGTGGGCGTCGCGAGCGACGAAACGGGGATTGTTCCCTTCAGGTGGACGGAGAGCGGCGCGATGGCACGCCTGCCGAGCATGGATGGTGGATTTACCGCAGGCATCGCGCAAAACGTGTCGCCTGACGGAACCGCCATCGTGGGACGCCTGAGCGCCCCGCTGGCCAGTCAGGCGTTCCGTTGGACTGAGGCAGACGGCACAATCGGACTCGGCGACCTTCCCGGCGGCGCGTACTATAGCTCGGCGTATGGGGTCTCCGGCGACGGCAGCGTCGTCGTGGGATATTCGTCGTCTGCCGCAAACAGTGCGACGGCGTTCATCTGGGACGCGTCCCACGGGATGCGACCGCTGAGGGATGTGTTGGTGAACGACTACGGGCTCAACCTGGATGGCTGGGAGCTCGGTTTTGCCAACGACATTTCATTCGATGGAACCGTGATTGTCGGAGGTGGGACGGACCCGTCCGGGAACGGGCAAGCGTGGATGGCGGTGATACCGGAACCGGCGACGCTTTCACTGTTCTGCATCGCTCTTGCCTGTCGGCGGCGGCGATAGGCGTTGGGGCGCGCCGGTGGGGCGCCGGCTCTCGCTTACGTTTTCCGGCCGGGGCGGGGCGGCACTGCTCATTCTCCAAGCGATGTCCATGAGTGCCACTGCTCTGGGAGCAGTGTACTCAGGCGTGGCCCGCGCGCTCAACCGTCGGGGTGGTCCCTCACCAGCGTCGATGTCGACACGATACCGAGGCGTCGCCGAATCGGAAAGCACTGCTCACAGAGAGGATTTCGCGCCGGGAGCGCGCACGCTTGCGCCAAGTCGTTAAAGCGTCCATACTTGCGTTTGTTGTCTTGCATTCAACAAAGGAGCAAGTATGGACAGGGACGTCTGGCGTGTATTGACGGCGGCGGCTCGGTCGGCGGCGCGACGAGTACCCGGCAGCGACCGGCGGATGCGCTACTGCGATCATCTCATTCTGCGCATGTACCTCTGGTCGGTCTGGCACGAACGACCACTCTGCTGGGCCAGCGATCCACGACATTACAACACCCTCTTCCGTCCGCGGCAACTACCGTCGAACTCCCAATTCTGCCGCCGCGTAGGCAGCCCGCGCTTCGCGGCGCTGCTGGCCGCCGTTCAGGACTCTCTCGTGCGAGCGGACGCCGGTGTGTCCTTGTCCTACCTGGATGGCAAGCCACTGCCGGTCAGCCTCTGTTCGCGCGATCCCGATGCGCGCATCGGCTGGGCGGTGCGCGGCTTCGCACGCGGCTACAAACTCCACGTCTGGGCCCGCGACGATGGATTCGTGCCGAAATTCTCGGTTCGCCCGATGAACCAGGGCGAGGCCAAAGTGGCCCGCCAAATGGCGACCGCGCCTTGCCGCGGCGCGGTGCTCGCCGATGCCAACTACGACACGCGAAAGCTCTACCAGGCCATTGGCGCCTGCGGCGCGCAGCTCTTCACGCCCCTGAAACGCTTCTCGCCAAACCACAAGCGACTCAAGACCATGGACCCGCATCGCCGCTTTGCCATCGAACTGTGCGCCGACTATCCGGAAGCCTACCAGACCATTCTCGATCGCCGCGCGCGTGTCGAACGCATCCTCTCGGCGCTGACCTGCTTCGGCGGCGGACTCACCCACCTACCTCCCTGGGTCAGACGCCTGCGCCGAGTCCAACGCTACGTCAGCGCCAAGATCGCCATCTACCACGCGCGACTCCGCTGCAGAACCGCAGCAGGATAACCCCCGCTTCGTGCGAAATCCTCTCACAGAGCAGTGGCACACGCATCATTGCCTACTCTTGACGCTCTCTTTCCCGACCGTGCCACCAGTGCCACCCGTCCCGAAACGTCGCGATCAATGGTCAGCCACAGCTCCCCGCCGTCGCCGTTGCCGTCGCTCTTGATCGTCAGCGGGCCGGTCAGGTCGCCGGTGATGTGAGAGCCTGATCCGTTTGACGAGTGACCGGTCCAGCTTGTCGCGTCGAGGTTGATCGTGCCGACGTTGGCCGCGCCGGGCTGGTCGCCCTGCTGCGTGGGCCGGACGATCGTCACGCCGAAGATCTCTGCCGAGGGTGGCGTCGGGTTGATCGTCAGTGAGCCGATGTTGGCGGGCTGCCCGGTCGGCTGGCCGCTAACGACTTGCTCGGATGAGACGATCCAGTTTGCACCCGTGATGAGTTCGATCGCGGGGTTGGACGGGTCGGCAAACGACATGCGGAAGTCCTGGTCCGGCACGGGATCGCCAAGTCCGTCCCAGCGCAGGCATACCTCGATCGTTTGGCCGCTGTCCCTGAGGCATCGCGATCCGTCGGCGATCGCTTGGGTCGAGGAACACACCCAGATGGTGCTCCCGAGGAGCGCCGCCCGAACGACGGTTCGCAGAAACGTCGCTGTCAGCTCAGACCTCCTTGTGTTACAATCTGGTTGTTGGCCTATTTACGGTCCAGCCAACGCAATACTCGCGGCAAGCCGTGTGCCAGAAAGCGCATAATCCGACATCCGGTCTTGGGCTGGCTGCATTGCTCGCGGCAAGCGGCGCAACCGCTTTCGGCGGTGTTTTCAGCTACGAGTGCACGGACTTCCCGGAGAATGCTGGGTGGAAAATCACGCAGATTGTGTGTGATCCCACGTTGCGTCTGGATCAAGGCTGGTTCTTACAACACGTAGAGCTTTGTCCCGGGTACCCACCACCGGGCGGGCAGATGGCGGTCTACTGGCGCTCGCTGAGCGACCTCGCGGGCGCTACCGACACGTACGTCGAGTGGCGCGTCGAGACCGATGCACCGCGAACTGAGATCCCCTGGGGTGGCGGGGCTGCCATCGCGCCCGCCGACGATGTTTCGCTATATAACTTCTTCATCGCGCGCGACCAGGCTCGGATCTACCGCAGCGCGAGCTTGCCGATTGTGTTCGTGGATGTCGCGCCCGGAGTCCCGCATACTTACCGCCTGGAAGTTCACGGCGCGGCGTTGTTCATTTGGTACGTCGACGGGAAGGTGGTCGATGCGGGCACTCCAGTCGCCGCGTTTCCCTCCGCTAATCCACGCCTCAGTTGGCGCGCGCGCGCGGCGTGGGTCGAGAACACGACGCGCTGGGACTACCTCCGCTACGGCACGATCCCCGCCGAGGCCAGCGGCGACTACGACAGCGACGGGAGCGTCGACGAATTCGATCTGTCGTTCTTTGTCGAATGCCTGCTGGGGGAGGGGATTCCGAGCGGCCCCGGCTGCCGGTTTGCGGATTTTGACGCAGACGGGGACACGGACTGCGACGACTGGGCCGCGTTTGTCGCTCATTGGACCGGCCCTCCCGCAGTCCCGCCCATTCCGCCGCCGTGCGCCGCAGTCGGCGACACGAATTGCGACGGCGCCGTCAATGTCCTTGATATCAACGCATTTGTCATGGCACTTTCCGATCCGAGTGCCTACGCCGCCCAGTTCCCGAATTGCCCCATTTCCACCGCCGACGCCAATGGCGACGGCGCCATTGACATCCTCGACATCAATGCCCTCGTGACCTTGATCGAATAGGGTGGGCATCGCCCACCAATTCCATCCCTCGCGCGTCGGAGTGGAATGGTGGGCAGTGTCCACCCTACGTGTCAGCGGGCACGGACCACCCGACGCCTCGGTCGTTTACCCCACGCCCACCGGCGAAGCCACGAGCCCGGACGGCTCGGTTGTTCCGGCGTTCGCGCCGTCCGCCCATTCCAGCACCGTAATGCTGGCGCGCGTGTCGCGAATGGTCGGCTCGTCCGGCGACGGTTCACGCGTCGGGAAGGAGACGATGAAACACGTGCCGTCCCCGCGGCGGGAACGAAGGAAGATATGCCCGCCGCTCTGCTCCACGATCTCGCGCACAATCGCCAGCCCCAGTCCCGTGCCGGGGATCGCCGCCGCCAGCGCATTGTTGCCGCGGCGAAAGGCGTCAAAGATCGACCCGCCCACGTCCGGCCGCGCGATTCCGTCGAGCGTCGCCGCGTCCAATCCGGCGCCCGTGTCGGCGACGCTGATCGCCACATGATCCGGCGGCCAGGGCGGCGCGTGCCTATCAAAGAACGCGAGACGCGCAGTACCGGCGTCGGCAGAGGCGGCGGCGGCTTCGGACGCGGGATGCACGTCGACCGTGACTTCGCCGGGGCTGCCAGTGTACTTGATGGCGTTGTCTACAAGATTGCTGACGCAATCGAGCAGATCGGACGGATCGACCAGGGCCGTCAGGTCGTCGCTCTCGGGAAGGTCGCAATGCAGAATGACGCCGCGCGACTCGGCCAGCGGCAGGTAGCGGCGGCAGATTTCGCCCACGGTCCGGACGACATTCGTCGTCGAACGGCGGTGGCGGGTCGGGTCGGCCCGCTGCACGCGCGCCAGGGCCAGCAGCTCGGTCACCTGCTGCACGCCGTCGCGGCAGCGCTGGCGGACTTTTTCGTAGGTGCCCAGGACCGCGTCGGCGGGCACAATGCGGTCGATCAGCAGTCCGACAAGCGTCTCGATCGCGGCCAGGGGGGACTTGAGCTGGTGTGCGGCCGTCTGCAGAAATCGCGAGCGTCTCTGCTGCAGGTCGAAGATCGCCGCCTCTGACTGCTTCAGCGCGTGATGCGCTCCGCGAAGCTGATGCTCGCGCTGCACGAGGCGGCCGGTGATGTGCAGCGTGAAGTACAGCGTGGCCATGACGCCGGAGGCCATCACAATCAGCGCCGCGGCGACGAACTCTCCGCGCACATACAGCCCGGGCGAGGGGAACTGCGGCAGAAAGTCCATATGCGGGGCGATGCCGCCGGCGTATTCGCCGAGGGCCAGAGTCGCATAGAGCAGCATGGCCCACAGTCCGTGGCCGATGGCGTGCCAGGGCCGCAGAAGCAGCGCGCCAATGCTCATGTGGAATACATAAAACACCGCCATCGGGTTCTCGACGCCGCCGGTGTAGCGCAGAATGGCAGTCAACAGGAACAGGTCCACGCCGATCTGCGCATTGGCGAACAGCAGCGTGTTGCGGATCTTCTTCGGGTCGTCAGCGTCCAGGCGGCGGAACTGGCCCAGCAGGTAGTCCTGAATGCCCATCCAGATCAGGTTCACGATCGCCAGCAGGAGAATCGGAATGACCAGCGCCGTGGGCCGCACCGCGGACGGCGTCACGAAGCGCTCGAGTCCGAGCACACCCAGCGCGACGGCGACAAACGCCCAGCGCAGGCGGATAAACCAGCGCACCTGCAAGAGCGAGACGAGCGCCGCCGTTCGCGGATAGATCATCTGCCCGGGCGGCGCCTCGTCGGGCAGGTCGGGGACGCTGATTCGCTGAATCACGGGTGAGCCTCCGCAGGCGTCAGGATTTCGCGCACAGCCTGGCGCAGGACGGCCGCGTTGATGGGCTTTTCGAGGAATCGCCGCACGGGCAGAAAGTCGGTGCCGACTTCGCGCGCGAAGTCGAAACCCATCGACTGCCCGACGGCGGAGATCACGATGACGGGGATGTGCTCGAGCCGGGGGTCCTTCTTCATCTGGTAAACCAGGTGGAAGCCCTCGCTGGGCGACGCGAGCATGATGTCGAGCAGCAGCAGGTCCGGCGGCTGGCGCCGCATGGCGTCCAGCCCGGCCGGGCCGGTGAGGCTCGTCCGCAGCTTGTAGCCTTCCGGCTCGAGGATCATCTTGACCGCGTCATGGACATACGGATCGTCGTCGATGACGAGGATGTCTGCGTTCGGGTTCATTGCGCTGCTCCAATCACCGCTCATTCACGCCGGACCTCTGCGCCTCGCGCCGGGTCAGGCCCGCTCTTCCCGCCGGACGCGGAGGTCCGGCGCTGCGCACGTACGCGGCACTACGCTGTGCCGTGCACCGTCGGACGCGGCGGTCCGACGCTGCGCACCTGCTCGGCGGCGTGCGTGATCGGCAGCGAGCGGTTCATCACCGAAAGCACCAGCAGTCCGCCGGCCACGACGCCGGCCGACACCAGAATCTCAATCCAGCGCGGCATGTACCCGCTCGACGACGCCAGCATGCCCAGCAGCGCCACGTTCAGCCGGTTCATGACGACGCCGGCGATCACCATGACGCAGCAGCCGAAGAGCCTCAATCGATCGTAGCGCACGCTGGCGCTCAGCAACAGCAGACCCGGCAGCATCACGCCGACCACCATCTCCAGCAGAAACGCCCATGTCTCCAGGGAAGGCTCCAGCAGGCGGTGCAGCTCTCCCCGCCCGCTCAGGTCCATCAGCCGCAGACCGACGTACAGCGACAGGATGAGCGGCAGCGCCCCGGCCAGGTCGCCCAGCAGCCGGATCGGATAGCGGTGTCCGAAGATCATGCCCGACAGGATCGCCTCGAAGATCACCATCGCCACGCCCACCGCCAGCGAGGACATCAGGAACAGCAGCGGCAGGAGCGGCGTGAACCACAGCGCGTGCAGGCGGTGGCCCATCATCACGAACAGCGAGCCCAGCGAGCTCTGGTGCACGGTGGACAGGACGATGCCGGCCAGCACGAAGATAATCATCACGCGGTTCAGCGCGCGCAGGGCGCGCGTGAAGCCGAAACGCTCGCAGACGATCGGCAGAAACTCCAGAAAGAGCACGGTCGTATACAGCATGACGCACCAGGCGACCTCGAACATCACCGAGCGCGGCTGCCACATCACCATCGGGTGCCAGATCACCCACGGCCGGCCGAGATCCATCATCAGGCCGATGACCGCCAGCAGGTAGCCCAGCAGGGCCGTGACGATCGCCGGCCGCACGAACGGCTCGTAGCGCTTCAGGCCGAACACGTGCACCGTGCCGGCCAGCACAAACCCGCCCGCCGCCAGCGCGATGCCGCACAGCATATCGAACCCGATCCACAAGCCCCACGGCATCGAGTCGGTCAGGTTGGTCGCCGCGCCGAGTCCTCCGAGAAAGCGGTAGATGGCCAGCCCGAACGCGATCATGACCAGCGCCGAAAGCGCCAGCCGTACGAGCGTAACTCTGCGGATGATCTCGGTGGTTTTCACGACACGCCCTCCCGCCCGGCGCCGCTCCCCGGCGCGGATGGCGCATCCGCGGCCGCTGCTTCCTGGCGGGCCTGCAATCGTCGCAAGGCCCCCAGGAAGAGCGCCAGCCCGACCACCCAGCCGGGCACGGCGCCGAGGATCGGCTCGGCGAAGCTGGCCGGATTGGTGGGCGGCAGCTTCGGCATTCCCAGCTTCTCGAGCGGGATGGCCGAAAGAATCAGGTAGCTCGTTCCGCCGCCCTCGAACTCGCCGTAGACGTGATCGATGTAGCGGCCCGGCTCGCGCTCGATGCGATGCCGCGCTTCGCTGATGAGCTGCTTTCGCGTGCCGGCGACCAGCGCCGCCACCGGACAGGCCTTCACGCATCCCCCGTTCAGGTTGCACTTGCGGACGCGCGGCATGCGGTCGAACCACTCGTAGCGCGGCACCTCGTAGGGGCAGGCCAGCATGCAGTAGCGGCATCCGATGCAGCGGTCTTCGAAGTACAGCACCGGCCCCTTGTCGGTCTTCCGAAGCGCCGCAACGGGACAGGCCGACGCGCACGCCGGCACGTTGCAATGCATGCAATTCCGCTTGAGAAACGACCAGGGCCGCGGCGCGGCGCCCGGCCCTGCCGGCGCTTGAAACGCCTGAATCACCATCAGGTTGATGTGCGAGAGCTTGTGCGGTTTGTCGAACGCGACGCCGTCCACGAGACCCTCGTCGGGCGGCAGTTTGTTCACCTCGCGGCAGCGGCGAGCGCAGGCGCGGCAGCCGATGCAGCGGGTCGCGTCGTAGAGAATGGCAAAGGCGTTGTCGAACGTGGGCAGCGCCGCCTGCGGATCGGCCGCGGTCGCGACCTGCGCCGCGCCCACCGACCCCGCCAGCGCCAGGAATTGCCTACGGTTGAGGCCGCTCATGTCGCGCCTCCTTGGTCGCCGGCGAAGCTTCGAGTTCTTCGTCAAACTCGGCTGGCTCCGTCTGCAGCTTGCGGGCCGCCGTCGCCACGCCCACGCCGCCCAGAAACGCCGCTACACCGATCATCCCCACAGCCGCGTACGTATTCGCGTCCGCCTGCCGGTGCGAGTCTTTCCCGGTCGCTGGATACGTGCCGGGGAAGGTGAGCTGCACCGGCTGCACGGGCTGAAAGAGCGAGCCTTCAAACGGAAACCCTGGTTCGCAGCAGCCGATGCACGGATGCCCGGCCTGCACGCACCAGTTGACGCCGCCGTTCCAGCGGCGGATCGGGCAATCGGCCTTCGTAAGCGGCCCCTTGCAGCCGAGCTTCACGAGGCACCCGTGCTCGCCGAAGCGCTGGGCAAACTCGCCGCGCTCGAAATGTCCGCGGTAGGGGCAATTGTCGTGAATGAGCTGCGAGAAGAACGCCGCCGGACGATGATGTTCGTCCAGCTTCAGCGCTTCGAGCCCGCCCAGGAGCAGCGTGGCGATGCTGCCGATGATCCAGTCCGGATGCGGCGGGCAGCCGGGGATATTGATGATCGGGTTCAGGATGTGCTCGCGGTGGAACAGGGCCTCGACGCCGATGCAGTTGGTCGGATTGGGCGCGGCGGCCGGAATGCCGCCAAACGAAGCGCACGACCCGACCGCGACGGTGGCCAGCGCGTTGCGGCCCAGGTCGCGCACGTGCGAATAGCCGCTGACCGGGTCGCCGTCGCGCTCTCCAATGGAGCAGAAGCGTCCGGTGTCTTCGATCGCTGTGGCGCCGTCCACGACGAAGACATACCCGCCGGAATGCTCCTGCACGACGCGCTCCAGCACGCGCTGGGCCGACTCGCCGCTGGCCGCCATGAGCGTGGCGTGGTAGGCCAGGGCCAGCCGCTTGCCGGGCAGAATGTCACCGACCAGCGCGAAGCGCACCGTCGGCGAGGCGGCGTTCAGCAGAGAAACCGAGCAGCCGGTGCAGGCGCCGGTCGCCATCCAGATGATTGGAATCTCGGCCGCGCGTTCCGCGACGGATGGCTGTCCGCCCTCGGCCCATTCGGACAGCTTGTAGAAGGAGAGGCTCAGCACGCTGAACGTGCCGATGCCGGTGCCGAGAAACTCACGACGTGTCAGTTCCATGGCTGGCCCTCCGCGCCCCGCGCGGCGGCAGCGCCCGGCTGCGGTGCCGGATGTTCGCTGCCTGGTTCGCAGTTGTCGGTTGCCGGTCTGCACTGGAGGCCGGCCGCAGCGGGCGGTGGGGTCGCGAATCGCTCTGTTACGGCACGCGTTCCGATTCGCATCCCCCACCGCCGACTCAATGTTTCGCTATTCGTCCACGGCCGGCGCGGCCGGCCGCCGCCGTTGCCGGCATGAATCGCCCGCAGCGCCCGCCGCACGATGGCGGCCAGCGCTGGGGCGACGTCTGGGGAGAGTCCGATTCCGGACGAGACATCGGCCACCTGGACCGTGAGCACGCGCACTTCGCGCGGCGCCTGTTCGAGCAGCTCCAATTCCGCCAGTGCATCCAGCAGGTGGAAATCGTGCAGGCTCAGGCCGCTGCGCACCGCGGGCTGCAACTGCTCCGGCCGCATCCATGCGATCGCGCCGGGCACGGCCCCGCGGTCGATCGCGTCGATCACGACGACGCGCTCGCGCCTCGCCAGTACGACGGCCAGCTCCAGCCCGCCGGCGCCGCCGTCGTAGATTTCGAAGGAATGGGGAGCATCGGCGTCCCGCCGGTGCGCACCGGCTGGAAGCCGATGCTCCCTAGATTGGCAGGCGCCGACGCGCGTATCCGCGTTCGACAACAAACAACGAACCGCGTGAATCCCGACGCCGTCATCGCGCCGCAGGAGATTGCCCACTCCCAGAATCAGTCGCGGGCAAACAGCAGCCATCTCACGGCCTCCTCAGATCACGCGGAAAGTCCCGCGGTCGAAGCCCTTCGGCGTCACCAGGTGGATCGAACACGCCAGGCACGGATCAAACGAGCGCACGATCCGCACCAGCTCAAACGGGTTCTGCTCATCCTTGACGCGCGTGCCTTCCAGGGCCTGCTCGCAGGCGCCCGGCTGGTCGCGGTCGTCGCGCGGCGAGCAGTTCCACGTGGTCGGCACGACGGCCTGGTAGTTTGCGATGACGCCGTCGCGAATCTCGATCCAATGTCCGACCGAGCCGCGCGGCGCCTCGGTGATCCCCATGCCGCTGCCGGCCGCCGGCACGCTCGATTCGGCGCAGGCCGGCTCGCCGGGCCGAAGCTGCAGGACCCACTCCGCCATCGCGTCGGCGACGAGCTTGCACTCGATCGCCCGCGCTGCGTGTCGGCCGAGCACGGAAAAGAGCGCCGCCGGCGGCGCATTCAGCTCGGAAAGCACCATGTCGACCAGCTTGCGGACGCGCTCGTGCCCCTTGGCGTAAGCGATCAGCATCCGCGCCAGCGGCCCGACCTCGCACACCTCGTTGGCGTAACGCGGCGCCTTCAGGAACGAATACGCCGAGGGCTTGGTCGGATCTGCGGCAGTTTCGCCCACGGACGGCCGCAGGTCGCTCGTGCTCTTGTACCAGGCGTAGCGCACCTGCTCCGTGATGCGCTGCGGATCCAGCGGCAGCAGCTCCTGTGTCTGCGTGTTCAGCACGCCCGCCGGCAGGTAGCGTCGCCGCCGGGTCAAATCCGCCGCCTGATCCAGGTCCCACGCGCCGTAGGAGAGGAACCGCTTGCAGCCGGGGCCGATCTCGGCGTAATCGGGGTAAGCGCGCGCCACGGCCAGCACGTCGGGCAGGTAGATGTTGTCGATGAAATCCCGCAGCCGCTCGAGCCGGTGGCGGAAGGAGACGATCTTGTCGACCGTCGCCTGCTCGAGGGCGCCGCCGGGGAAGATGCTCATCTGGTGCGGCATCTTCCCGCCGAACACCGCCAGCATCTCGTGCGCTTCGCGGCGCTTGTGCAGCGCCTCGACGTAATGCGAGACGCACGCCTGGTTGGCGTCGCGCGACAGACGATAGTCCCCCTCGTAGCGCGGCAGGAACGGCGAGTAACTGCCGCCGCTCAGGTATTGCGCGACCAGCCGCAGGTTGCGGTCCGCGCCGCTGTAGCCGGCGGCCGCGGTGGCGTCGACGAAATCGAGCGCCGCCAGGTGATAGAAGTGGAGGATGTGCGACTGGATGAAATTGCTGCCGAAGATCAGGTTGCGGATGACGCGGCCGTTGTGCGGGACCAGGTCGGCGACGTGAAAGGCGTCGTCGAGCGCCAAGGCGCTGGCCATGGCGTGCGCGATCGGGCACACGCCACAGATGCGCTGCGTAATGACCTGCGCGTCGCGCGGGTCGCGGCCGCGGAGAATGACCTCCAGCCCGCGGAAGAGCATGCCCGCGCAGCGAGCTTCCTTTACCACGCCGTCCTCGGTGACGGCCTCGATTTTGAGGTGCCCCTCGATCCGCGTGACGGGGTCGATGACGATTCTGGACATGGTCGCCTCCGCCGGTCTTACGGGCCGGGCAGACTATGTGTGCGGAGCGTGCGCCGTGCCGCCGCGACGGCGCTGCCGCTGATACGGGCAGCCGCCGTGAACGCGCCGCACGGCGCACTCCGATTCGAGATAGGCGCCGCAGCGCAGGCAAACGTCGGACTCGACCCGCGTCGCCTCGTACAGCGCCGTCGAAAACCGCTCCAGCAGGCCGGTCAACCGCAGCAGGTCGTCGTCCGCGAACTGCCGCACGATCTTCTGCATGCGGGCCGCCTTCAGCGCGTCGCAGCGGCGGACGATCTCCCGGCCGCGAGCGCTGACCGAAAGGCTCAGGGCGCGACGGTCGTCGGCCGACGGCCGCCGCAACAGGAGCCCCAGGCGAACCAGCTTGTCGATGTTCTTAGTGGCGGCCGGCGCGCTGACGCCCAGGAAATCGGCCAGCTCTCCCGCCTGATGCTGGCCATTGAGCACCAGCAGCTTGAGCAGGTGAAACTGCGCCAGCGTGAGCGGACGCGGGCAGACCTCGCGAAGGAGGGCCGACTCGAGCGTCTCGCGCACCGCCGCCGAGAAGATGTGACACGCGCGCATCAGCCGCGTCGCGCGGTCGCCCGCGCTCCCGCCGCCGGGCGGCGGGGGCGTGATCGACGGGTCGGCGGCCGGACGCAGCGCCTTCATATCTGTTAACCCCATTACTAATTAACCTAGTAAATAGTATACCTGATTTAACTCGCTTGGCAAGCGGAATCGGGGACCGGGTGCTGGTCAGGGCTTACGGTGGGCGCCGTGAAGCGCCACGGGCGCCAGGCCGACGGGCTTTGCTCCGGCCTGCCCACGCAAAAGCCGTCCGCATGGCACTCACGGCAACCCAAACTCGACCAGCGTTCTGAACCGCGGTCGCGGGTCGCACGCGCCCGTTTGACGGTACTGGTCAAGTTTGACTCCCGGCGCGGGGGGCATCGGCGTCCCGC contains:
- the yycG gene encoding Sensor histidine kinase YycG, with product MIQRISVPDLPDEAPPGQMIYPRTAALVSLLQVRWFIRLRWAFVAVALGVLGLERFVTPSAVRPTALVIPILLLAIVNLIWMGIQDYLLGQFRRLDADDPKKIRNTLLFANAQIGVDLFLLTAILRYTGGVENPMAVFYVFHMSIGALLLRPWHAIGHGLWAMLLYATLALGEYAGGIAPHMDFLPQFPSPGLYVRGEFVAAALIVMASGVMATLYFTLHITGRLVQREHQLRGAHHALKQSEAAIFDLQQRRSRFLQTAAHQLKSPLAAIETLVGLLIDRIVPADAVLGTYEKVRQRCRDGVQQVTELLALARVQRADPTRHRRSTTNVVRTVGEICRRYLPLAESRGVILHCDLPESDDLTALVDPSDLLDCVSNLVDNAIKYTGSPGEVTVDVHPASEAAAASADAGTARLAFFDRHAPPWPPDHVAISVADTGAGLDAATLDGIARPDVGGSIFDAFRRGNNALAAAIPGTGLGLAIVREIVEQSGGHIFLRSRRGDGTCFIVSFPTREPSPDEPTIRDTRASITVLEWADGANAGTTEPSGLVASPVGVG
- the afsQ1_1 gene encoding Transcriptional regulatory protein AfsQ1 — encoded protein: MNPNADILVIDDDPYVHDAVKMILEPEGYKLRTSLTGPAGLDAMRRQPPDLLLLDIMLASPSEGFHLVYQMKKDPRLEHIPVIVISAVGQSMGFDFAREVGTDFLPVRRFLEKPINAAVLRQAVREILTPAEAHP
- the hybB gene encoding putative Ni/Fe-hydrogenase 2 b-type cytochrome subunit; this encodes MKTTEIIRRVTLVRLALSALVMIAFGLAIYRFLGGLGAATNLTDSMPWGLWIGFDMLCGIALAAGGFVLAGTVHVFGLKRYEPFVRPAIVTALLGYLLAVIGLMMDLGRPWVIWHPMVMWQPRSVMFEVAWCVMLYTTVLFLEFLPIVCERFGFTRALRALNRVMIIFVLAGIVLSTVHQSSLGSLFVMMGHRLHALWFTPLLPLLFLMSSLAVGVAMVIFEAILSGMIFGHRYPIRLLGDLAGALPLILSLYVGLRLMDLSGRGELHRLLEPSLETWAFLLEMVVGVMLPGLLLLSASVRYDRLRLFGCCVMVIAGVVMNRLNVALLGMLASSSGYMPRWIEILVSAGVVAGGLLVLSVMNRSLPITHAAEQVRSVGPPRPTVHGTA
- the fdnH gene encoding Formate dehydrogenase, nitrate-inducible, iron-sulfur subunit, translating into MSGLNRRQFLALAGSVGAAQVATAADPQAALPTFDNAFAILYDATRCIGCRACARRCREVNKLPPDEGLVDGVAFDKPHKLSHINLMVIQAFQAPAGPGAAPRPWSFLKRNCMHCNVPACASACPVAALRKTDKGPVLYFEDRCIGCRYCMLACPYEVPRYEWFDRMPRVRKCNLNGGCVKACPVAALVAGTRKQLISEARHRIEREPGRYIDHVYGEFEGGGTSYLILSAIPLEKLGMPKLPPTNPASFAEPILGAVPGWVVGLALFLGALRRLQARQEAAAADAPSAPGSGAGREGVS
- a CDS encoding Periplasmic [NiFeSe] hydrogenase small subunit precursor; this encodes MELTRREFLGTGIGTFSVLSLSFYKLSEWAEGGQPSVAERAAEIPIIWMATGACTGCSVSLLNAASPTVRFALVGDILPGKRLALAYHATLMAASGESAQRVLERVVQEHSGGYVFVVDGATAIEDTGRFCSIGERDGDPVSGYSHVRDLGRNALATVAVGSCASFGGIPAAAPNPTNCIGVEALFHREHILNPIINIPGCPPHPDWIIGSIATLLLGGLEALKLDEHHRPAAFFSQLIHDNCPYRGHFERGEFAQRFGEHGCLVKLGCKGPLTKADCPIRRWNGGVNWCVQAGHPCIGCCEPGFPFEGSLFQPVQPVQLTFPGTYPATGKDSHRQADANTYAAVGMIGVAAFLGGVGVATAARKLQTEPAEFDEELEASPATKEARHERPQP
- the hybD gene encoding Hydrogenase 2 maturation protease, which gives rise to MAAVCPRLILGVGNLLRRDDGVGIHAVRCLLSNADTRVGACQSREHRLPAGAHRRDADAPHSFEIYDGGAGGLELAVVLARRERVVVIDAIDRGAVPGAIAWMRPEQLQPAVRSGLSLHDFHLLDALAELELLEQAPREVRVLTVQVADVSSGIGLSPDVAPALAAIVRRALRAIHAGNGGGRPRRPWTNSETLSRRWGMRIGTRAVTERFATPPPAAAGLQCRPATDNCEPGSEHPAPQPGAAAARGAEGQPWN